The genomic interval aattcctgacatttaatcctagtaaatattccctgtcttaggtcagttaggatcaccactttattttaagaatgttaaatgtcagaataatagtagagtgatttatttcagcttttatttctttcatcacattcccagtgggtcagaagtttacatacgctcaattagtattcggtagcattgcctttaaattgtttaacttgggtcaaacatttcgggtagccccttccacgagcttcccacaataagttgggtgaattttggcccattcctcctgacagagctggtgtaactgagtcaggtgtgtaggcctccttgctcgcacacgctttttcagttctgcccacacattttctataggattgaggtcagggctttgtgatggccactccaataccttgactttgttgtccttaagccattttgccacaactttggaaatatgcttggggtcattgtccatttggaagacccatttgcgaccaagctttaacttcctgactgatgtcttgagatgttgcttcaatatatccacataatttgccttcctcatgatgccatctattttgtgaagtgcaccagtccctcctgcagcaaagcacccccacttcacggttgggatggtgttcttcggcttgcaagcttccccctttttcctccaaacataacgatggtcattatggccgaacaatttttgtttcatcagaccagaggacatttctccaaaaagtacgatctttgtccccatgtgcagtttcaaactgtagtctggcttttttatggcggttttggagcagtgtcttcttccttgctgagctgcctgtcgtggcagaatcagatttagctatgtaacatagatagataagatgttattttcatcatatgcttgtgagatacttgtcattagaatggggccagagaggggagaggtcaggcttgtcttcatatgtcaatgtatatgttaaaccatgtgacgggatggagttattaattggggaaccagttagttatctcatacaatgtctgtacgccagtcactccctacttttctcatagggggaaggagtttggccgtgtttggaaccattgtatttcccctctgaggttgcccttatcttgacctagtatttgacctaaggggctcactgtctgattttgagtttgtccaggtttgggagtatctagaaatgacaattgatatatgccattagatgaggtaatgttttggtagacagtgaagtatccagcatgagattgaaaccttgtcttgggagatcaaactgaacgatgatttatagctgatgctgtctagcgataggatactcctctttcgggtaaaggattctttgtaagttgagaggggtgtatcttggctataaatgaaactaagaattgttttgtaagcactctcagagaattcattgatagacactgaattgatctgagagtcattaaagggctttggtgaagcttatatatatattaaagatggaatatataatttaactctgacttgtgtgtggttggctctctctctctctttattgagtaatacaggaaattaccacgacaggcctttcaggttatgtcggtataggcattgtttaactgtggatatagatacttttgtacctgtttcctccagtatcttcacaaggtcctttggtgttgttctgggattggtttgcactttccgcaccaaagtacgttcatctctaggagacagaactccttcctgagcggtatgacggctgcgtggtcccatggtgtttatacttgcgtactattgtttgtacagatgaatgtggtaccttcaggcatttgcaaattgctcccaaggatgaaccagacttgtggaggtctacaattttttttctgaggtcttggctgatttcttttgattttcccatgatgtcaagcaaagaggcactgagtttgaaggtaggccttgaaatacatccacaggtacacctccaattgactcaaattacgtcagaagcttctaaagccatgacatcatttctggaattttccaagctgtttaaaggcacagtcaacttagtgtatgtaaagttctgacccactggaattgtgatacagtgaattataagtgaaataatccatctgtaaacaattgttggaaaaattacttgtgtcatgcacaaagtacatgtcctaaccgacttgccaaaactatagtttgttaacaagaaatttgtggagtggttgaaaaacgagttttaatgactccaacataagtgtatgtaaacttcaactgtatgtattttaGTATtctgttcatcagtccacagttTTGATACAGTCCCAGAAAAGTGTGAAGGTTAAATATCGCTTTGAACTTCTCCCACTTCcataaaaatacttttaaacacCTGAAGCAAAAAACAAAATGGAGGGAAAATGACCTTTTGTATCCTGATCTTAGCCCTGCCTCGAACTCTCTCTTTAAATGACTCCAGCTCATCAGTAAAGGCCTCCTGATAGGGCTGGTCTGcagtctgacagagagagacagagagagagagagagagacagagatgtgaCATACCGATATACGTgtacacagtacatacacacgTGAAGTTAAAACATCAACTCATAAATCCGGGATTCAATCAAAGGGGCGTTTTTACGACAAGAAAACAAGGCTTTTCATTTAAAGGTCATTTCCACTTGAGCCGATATCTGCAGCGTTTCTGTCTGTATGCAATAACTCCCCTCTGATTGAACACCGGCCCTTTAAATGAACAAAGGCAACACACACACCTTGATCTTCTGGAAGAACTCTCTGAAGCATCCTCGAGGGTCGATCTTCAGGCTCTTAGCCAACTCTAAGATGAACTGCATCACTATGGTCTGATGGGCTACCTGATCCATCAAACCAtgtttctacacacacacacacacacacacacacacacacacacacacacacacacacacacacacacacaggttaacatacacaaagacacagaaagatgtaaacacacacaatatctgtgaaacacacacccccccctcacctcctccacctccaggtCGATACACATGATAACCAGGAAGTTAGCCGTCTCTTCACACACCAGGTAAGGGTGGTCAGACAGGTACTTCTGACTGTCCTCCCAACGCCGAAGCATCCCTACAAACCACACACAGGTTAGAAACAGgttagaaacagaaacagaaagagagagacgaagagagtaGAATACACATTAAATGGTTTAGTTGTGAGGTGTTGAAAGTCACCAAAGTGTTTGATCTCTTTCTTGTGTTTCTCCACAAAAGTCTGGTGTTTCTCCTCCTTctgttcctctgtctcttctgtcgCTTCCGGCTTGATGTTCAACATACTCTGGGGGaagaagggatggagaggaggggggagagagagaaatatattttCAGTGGACATGACAGTTGACAGTAGAGGAATAACATGTGACATCAATAGTTGTGATGATAGCCCATATCTTCATGATTTATCCTTCAGCAAAGTAATGTATTGTCTTCCTATATCACCTGGCTGAAGCCCTCCTTGTTGAGGGAGTGGTGTATCTCTATATCACCTGGCTGATGCCCTCCTTGTTGAGGGAGTGGTGTATCTCTACCACCTGGCTGAAGCCCTCCTTGTTGAGGGAGTGGTGTATCTCTATATCACCTGGCTGAAGCCCTCCTTGTTGAGGGAGTGGTTTATCTCTATCACCTGGCTGAAGCCCTCCTTGTTGAAGGAGTGGTGTATCTCTACCACCTGGCTGAAGCCCTCCTTGTTGAGGGAGTGGTGTATGTCTATAACCTGGCTGAAGCCCTCCTTGTTGAGGGAGTGGTGTATCTCTATATCACCTGGCTGAAGCCCTCCTTGTTGAGGGAGTGGTGTATCTCTATATCACCTGGCTGAAGCCCTCCTTGTTGAGGGAGTGGTGTATCTCTATATCACCTGGCTGAAGCCCTCCTTGTTGAGGGAGTGGTGTATCTCTATATCACCTGGCTGAAGCCCTCCTTGTTGAGGGAGTGGTGTATCTCTATCACCTGGCTGAAGCCCTCCTTGTTGAGGGAGTGGTGTATCTCTATCACCTGGCTGAAGCCCTCCTTGTTGAGGGAGTGGTGTATCTCTATCACCTGGCTGAAGCCCTCCTTGTTGAAGGAGTGGTGTATCTAAAATCAAATCTAATTGACttgtcacatacacacatatttggcagatgttattgcgggtgtagcgaaatgctacaGCCTCAATATCTCACCTTGCTGAATCCCTCTTTGCTGAGCGTGTCAACGTTCCAAGGCatctttttctcctctctccgATGTTCCTCCATCTTCTTCTCCCACAAGCGTTGATCCTTTCTGTATTTCTTCTCCTCGGCCTGGGCCTTGCTCAGcgctgtcttcctctcctcctctccctccttctttccttcctctTCTAACTCCTTCACTCTGTACTGCACCTCTTCCAGACGTCTCTTACACTCTGCCATGTTCTTCTCcagctcctctcctttctcctcgaAGGCCACCTGTTTCTCCACACGCGcctaggagggagagaagaggggggaggagaggaagggtggaggggggTGTAGTGGAAGATTAGAGCAgcggagagagggtggaggagagatgaAAGATGGGAGGGACATGGAAGGATGAagggtggaggaggggaagggtggagggagagaagggggtgatgagaggaagggtgtaggagggaggagaaaagGGTGGGAGATAGTAACATTGTTGTTCTTGAAAATGTTACCTATTAGCTCGCTAACCAAACATCTTAGAAGAAAATGACAAATTAAGATAATTTAATGTAGGTAGGctgtgactggcctcacactccagtgcAGTAGGTGGCGGCGTATGCAACGTAAAATAATTATGTCCAAGGCAAGATAATGTAACGTTACCTAGCACAATTCTGCTGGATTAGTTTGATGTAGCTAGCCAAGGTTAAGGTGAATCTCAGGCTGTGTGGTGAAACTCTTATTGAgcaagagagacaggaaggaaaggcagacacagcgagagacagagctgTGGACAAACTCTTATTGAGCAACTAGGCTACTACTGTAAAGCCCAAATGTTGAAAGCCTTGCCTAgttaacaccctggaccagagctaagcCTAACTAGCTAACACTTTAGCCAGTTGGGTTAACGTTAGTCACGTTAGTTGACCAGCTAACTACCCGGTTGAGTACTGATTTATATGGATAAgaacttagctagctagtgtttGCTGACATAGCTACTGTCGCTAGCTGCCTAACCAGTACGTTAGCTATTTCAGTATTAGTATTATTTTAGTGAAAACATATCGCCTGTTGTCATAGCTACCTGATGCCTCCATCGGAAGAGGCTCGGCGTGTCGATATTGGGGTGAGTCTCATCCTCGTCATCCGATACTTCGATGTGGTCCCACACACTGTAATCAATAGTCCTGGACGTcatcttctatctctctctcctccttctctttccgTGGGAAGTCCACGCAACAACAGCACACTAAATGGAATGACGTGTAAGGAAAATGTCAACTTTGGTCTTGTTGAAAGAGAGAAAATGCGCGCTAAGCTTGCCGAGAACCCGCCACCCTCTACTCGTTGCTTCAGCTCAGAAGTATTTTCTGGAAAGCTCTGCTGCTTCCGATCTGCGAGGTAGTGTGACGTAGAAATCGTGCGACAGAGATGGGTTTAGAGTCTTCGAGAAGCAGAGGGTCCTGAGCTAATAATTCACTGTGAAAGTAAACCTTTATATTTTTAGACTTAGTTCATTTTAAATCTCTGTggaatgtttctttatttctagagCAAAACGTTAAGGTTCATTCTGTTTATAATCACACATGTCATCTATAGCGTCAGCCACAGGAGGGCGCACAAGGAGCAAAAagcagatttttttgttgttgaaatcacATCAAGTTACACGTTCTGAGTACTTCCAAATGGTTATTTATTgggaaaatatatacaaaataaatgcattaatctacacacacatgtGCATACATATACAATAGTGCTTTCTTTGCACACCTATCCTGTTATTTGGTACTTTATAATGACTGAGTGAATTAGACAATGCAATGCAAGTTAATATATACTGAAATTAACATGATCTGCAATTGAAAAGTGTAGTATTTGATTTTGCGCCGGTCTGCAAGTGtaaccacatacactacatgaccaaaagtatatggacacgaacatctcattccaaaatcatggttattaatatggagttggtccccaattcgctgctataacagcctccagtcttctgggaaggctttccactagatgttggaacattgctgcagggacttgcttccattcagccacaagagcattagttggacgattaggcctggctcgcagtcagcgttccaattcatcccaaaggtcttcgatggagttgaggttagggctctgtgcaggccggtCAACTTCTTCCACACCACAGGAGATTGGTGGCACCTtagttggggaggacgggctggtggtaatggctggagcggaatcagtggaatggtatcaaatctgtcaaacacatggtttgttgCCGTTCCAttggctccgttccagacattattatgagttgttctccctcagcagcctccgatATTCCACAGCGATCTCCACAAaccctttctgtatggacctcgctttgtgcgcagggacattgtcctgctgaaagaggAAAGGACCTTCGCCaaaatgttggaagcacagaatcatctagaatgtcattgtatgctgtagtattgagatttcccttcactggaactaaggggcctagcccgaaccatgaaaaacagacccagaccattattcctcctccaccaaactttacagttggcactatgcattggggcaggtagcgtttgcCTGGCgtccgccaaatccagattcgtccatcggactgccagatggtgaagcgtgattcatcactccagagaatgcgcttccactgctccagagtccaatggcgagctttacactacttcagccaacgcttggcattgtgcatgctgatcttaggcttgtgtacggctgctcggccatggaaacccatttcatgaagctcccgacaaaaagttattgtgctgacgttgcttccagaggcagtttggaactcggcaaTGGGTTCCAAACGGCAAAGACAGATGATTTTTGCGCACAACGCGCTTCAGAACTTTTCTGTGATCTTgtgcggcctaccacttcgcggctgagccgttgttgctcctagatgtttccacttcacaataacagcacttacagttgaccagggaagctctagcagggcagaaattttacgaactgacttgttggaaaggaggcatcctatgacggtgccacgttgaaggtcactgagctcttcagtaaggccattctatggcaatgtttttctatggagattgcatggctctgtgctcaattttatacacctgtcagtaacgggtgtggctgaaatagccgaatacacTAATTTGACATAGGCCTACATACTCAGGCAATCCACATAGTGTATCCTACATTCAAATACAAACAAGTGCGCTAACATTGACTGGCTAGCTACCAACTTCACTGGCagtaaatgctagccagctagctagttagcataagcTGCTAGGAGTGCTAGCTAGCAACCTTACTACCAGATGTCTGAGGTAAAATACATTGAAAAGATAACGTACTTTAATTGCAGTTGTAAATGTTTCCACTTGTGACTGATAGCTTTACAGTTAATGTTACTTCATAGCCTTTTAGGTATTTTACACAGCATTGTGATGTCATATAGCTAGATAGATAGCTACATTTTTTAAGAGAGAACTTTTCAATTGGCATCTCGTCCCCCTGTTTTCAGTCACAGGCAGCGACTGGATTAGGTGTGAGCAGTGCAGGAGGTGGGCTCATGAGTTGTGCTCCAATTTGACTGGGGATAACTTTATTTCTGACCCATGTACAAATTAGAATTGTGCGACAGCAGAGCATAAGAGAGTTGCCACATCAATGTTACACTGAATTAATTAGTTAAGTTATTGTTATGAGATGTTAAATTCCATTGTTATTAAATAAcattccgagtggcgcagtggtctaaggcactgcatctcagtgcaagaggtgtcactacagtccctggttcaaatccaggctgcattacatccggccatgattgggagtcccatagggtggcgaacaattggcccggggtaaataagattttgttcttaacttgccaagttaaattaataataatacaattatatatataaaatatatatattagtaaTATTATATTCAATTAATATGTTTTTTCTGAATTAAAAACCTTTTGCCGGCCAGTTACCCCGTTACTTTAAAAACAACGCTCCTTTTCTAAAAACAACATTTCATGAAATAACAACAAAAAGTGTAAACTGTAGCCATGAATCTCTCTTTATAGTTTATTCACCTAAGCCTGACCTTTATCCACTTACCAATTATTTCACCAATTGTTGCTTTTTTTGTGTCAGCAAATAGACATTGTTCTTATGGGGGCTAGTTACCTTCTAGTACCCTACAGACTGTGACTTACAGCTAGACGAAATAGACAAACAATTAATTCATTTTTTAGAAACAGGAGTTTAGccagtctgtggcttcaggctcatgcgatGGTGCCTTGAGAACAGGTGGTGTGCCGAAAAATGTCCCCCCTGCCAGAATTCAACCCCCTTCAGCGATCACCCCCGCTTGCGGCAAGATGCCCATGTCGCCCGTACCTAAATCCGCTACTGatttgtattagtctataaataaatctctttgccaaaattcgtcaactctcccatgtcttattcgactagtatttttgaaaagtgtaaggataataattccttctgaaatgtttattgcttgccaacattttacttcctcctctatgtttaatataacacacaaaCATTAATTATTAATTGCGGTTGCCTATCCcgacgtgaagtttgttctatagaaagtatttgactctgatgtgtgccgcagaaagtatttgactctagccacaaaattagGGAAATTAGGAGGGGGTGATTTTCGGCACAACACAGGTGAATATCCTCTCCATACTTGGgaggattaaaaaaaaattggagaGGATTTGGCTATGAAACGCAGTTtgagtctttgcgtgtcaaaaaatatacacgtcaaataacactatttgacacgttaaataagcttttaactTGACGCGTCAAATAACAGTTTACTTGTAGAATGTTGTGCtggaccgcaacttctggggtagctagctagctttagcttggtagctagctttagcttggtacctagctagcaccaatacaaccagcctaaaaacaatgaccagtagaaactgcagtgattttcattattcttatcaatgatttaggaattcttgtaagtattagctaggtagccacttgttgttcgcctattgaaattgaacttcagttcatgaaaagaAATAGCTAGCCAGCTTCTTAACcttgttgcccaaagctaacgttataagcagccagctagcttcatgaGGCTCGACTGAAccaggttatgtgttgtgaagctagacacaataaggattaggcacaatatattttttatttgcgattttccttcaaaataaaagtatacctCTTTGgtagtgatgcagaaggttacaattggtgaaatcatgtcaaatgtaaactagataatgttaaacaaggttggcacgtgaagcaatgaaatggggtatcagtgtACTCGGTGACactcacagaacacaactgtgaagagtttacacaaatattagcgttgtagctcttattacgggactgtgactgtgtgaaatcacctccccagtcagcctgttgtgtgtattgacattcatattgccatgtacagctttacctaaggattggggatcaatgaaatggggtatcagtctacttaaTACCCAATATATTTTTCCCAACATCCTCCTCggagttatcagactccaaaacatccacgtAGTATTGTTTTTCCTCGGGAATTGTGTTCAATACACAGAGcaggttgacaataaatgtggctcaattcacagttgtttTAGAGTCGCGCAATAAGAGCTAAGAcactaatgttctctgggtgtcactgagtagactgataccccatgtcattgatccacaatccataggtaaggctgtacagtaaaATAAGAATACCCCACGATGCAATTCTAAGGTCTAATACATACAATGTGATTTCAaacagatttttgtcaaattaacaaatgatTCCAACCTcatttagcatgatctattcaattatggcataattctactatttgtattcgtttgcctcactgtcaatgacatacttttactttgaaggctaaccgcaaggTCCACTATTGtagctaatccttattgtggttagcttcacatagatgggcccgaccattaatcaaataaaactgtcttataaatcagggttattttagatgatgtcacctagctatatagttagctagtttAAGATGATGTTGTTTTGCTACGtatttggggaagaacattgttttcatccatcagctagctagctttttttatgaccagcactgtaggtgctcgagacaactttaccagcatcataacatacgtatcgatgaatcgttgtgacatgtgaagtacgagtgatagtgtaataaaTGTGTAAtaataactacgtaaaacatgtatgaacgcgttaaattattatgtgacgtgcagtcatattcaggtcctgattggtcaacaagcttatttgaaacgtcaaatagtgttaattGAC from Salvelinus alpinus chromosome 2, SLU_Salpinus.1, whole genome shotgun sequence carries:
- the LOC139546341 gene encoding hsp90 co-chaperone Cdc37-like, with product MTSRTIDYSVWDHIEVSDDEDETHPNIDTPSLFRWRHQARVEKQVAFEEKGEELEKNMAECKRRLEEVQYRVKELEEEGKKEGEEERKTALSKAQAEEKKYRKDQRLWEKKMEEHRREEKKMPWNVDTLSKEGFSKSMLNIKPEATEETEEQKEEKHQTFVEKHKKEIKHFGMLRRWEDSQKYLSDHPYLVCEETANFLVIMCIDLEVEEKHGLMDQVAHQTIVMQFILELAKSLKIDPRGCFREFFQKIKTADQPYQEAFTDELESFKERVRGRAKIRIQKAMEEYEEEERQNRLGPGGLDPVEVYDTLPEEMKKCFDDKDISMLQEAVSKMDPMEAKGHMKRCIDSGLWVPNANTDNEEDKEEDEEEDKEDEEEPEKEGEAEKEK